GCTCATGGTCTGAGAATAAGGTACAGTCTGAGGAATGAAATCCTGGTCAGCACCTGGTTTACTATAATCATATGGCCAACGGTATACTGTTGGAATTTCTCCCGGCCAGTTACCATGAATACGCTCAACCGGAGTAGTCCATTCTAAAGTATTAGATTCCCATGGATTCTGAGGTGCTTTTTTACCTTTGAAAATTGAGTAGAAGAAGTTGAACAGGAATGCCACCTGAGCTAAAGCTGCTACAATAGCTGCCCATGTTACAAAGATGTTTACTGTAACCCATTTCTGCATGAATTCAAATTCAGTGAAAGCATAGTAACGACGTGGTACGCCATCTAAACCTAAGAAGTGTAACGGGAAGAATACTAAGTAAGCACAGATGAAAGTAACCCAGAAGTGAAGGTAACCTAATTTAGCATTTAACATTCTGCCGAACATTTTCGGATACCAGTGATAAACACCTGCAAGCATACCAAAGATCGCTGCAGATCCCATAACCAGGTGGAAGTGGGCAACTACGAAGTAAGTATCATGAAGGTTAATATCCAAAGATGCATTACCTAAGAAGATACCGGTTAAACCACCAGAGATAAAGAATGAAACCATACCAATAGCACATAACATAGCAGGTGTAAACCTGATATTACCGCGCCATAATGTAGCTAAGTAGTTAAAAGTTTTTACTGCTGAAGGAACAGCGATAATCAGTGTCGTGATCATAAATACACCACCCAATAACGGATTCATACCTGTCACGAACATATGGTGACCCCATACGATAAATGAAAGGATAGTAATACCGATCAGTGAGTAAACCATCGCATGGTAACCAAAGATTGGTTTTCTGGAGTTTACAGAGATAACCTCAGAAGAGATACCCAAAGCAGGCATAATTACGATGTATACCTCAGGGTGACCAAGGAACCAGAATAAATGCTGCCATAAGATTGGAGAACCACCTTCGTTTGGTAATACCTGAGTACCCATTACGATATCAGATAAATAGAAACTTGTACCGAAACTACGGTCAAAAATTAATAATACAACACCCGCTACTAAAACCGGGAATGATAAAATACCTAAGATAGCTGTTAATAAGAAAGCCCAGATAGTTAAAGGCATTTTCCAAAGATCCATACCTTTAGTACGCATGTTTAATACAGTACTTACATAGTTGATACCACCCATTAACTGAGAAGCTACAAAAAGAACCATACTGATTAACCATAAGGTCATACCTAATCCTGAACCTGAAATAGCTTTTGGAATAGCAGATAACGGAGGATATACTGTCCATCCGGCACTTGCAGGACCTGTTTCAATAAAGAATGAGCTCATCATAACGATACAGGCGATAAAGAATAACCAGTATGAAAGCATGTTCATAAATGGTGATGCCATATCCCGTACCCCAAGCTGAAGAGGTATCAGTAAGTTACTAAAGGTACCGCTCAATCCTGCGGTCAATACGAAGAATACCATGATGGTACCATGTATGGTTACCAGTGCAAGATAAAAATCAGGTTTGATCCTTCCACCTTCTGCCCATTTACCTAAAAATGTTTCAAGAATCGGGAAGCTCTTATCTGGCCATGCCAGTTGCAAACGGAATAAAATAGACAATCCCATTGCAATAACCGCCATAACGATACCAGTTATCAAAAACTGTTTAGCGATCATCTTGTGATCCTGGCTAAAAATGTATTTCGTTATAAACGTTTCTTTGTGATGCCCATGATCGTGACCGTCATGGTGATCGTTGTTATGTGTATCGTGTAATGTTATAGTTGACATAATGCGCTATTCCAGTAAAATTATTTTTTTAAAGCCGGTTTATTCATTGCTACAGCAGGAGCTTCAGTAGCAGCTTTAGCTGTACTATCAGCTGGAGCTGCCGCCGCTGGTGCAGCTGCTGGTTCTGGTACGATTGGCAGGTTAAACTGCTTTCTCAACTCGTTATTGATAAACTTAGGTTGTTTAACTATCCAGGCATCATATTCAGCCTGAGATACAACTCTAACAACCTTTTGCATATTATAGTGACCAGATCCGCAGATTTTCGAGCAATAGAACAGGTACTTAAATGCTGGATCATTTACTTTAGTCTGCATATCAGCAGTAGTAATAGTTGGCGTGAATTCAAAATAAGAAGTCATACCAGGAACAGTATTTAACTGAATTCTGAAGTTAGGCATGTAGAAACTATGCAATACATCTTTACTGGTCAGAATCAATCTTACTGGTTTGTTGACAGGAATAACCATTTCTTCTGCCATCTGATCGTCAAGGTTGTCCTTATCATTAAAGTCCATACCTAAACCATTCGTTCCGGTAATCAGTTTATAGTTTTTCTTACCTACAATTTTATCAGCTCCCGGATAACGGATAGTCCATGCAAACTGCTGAGAAGTAATCTCAATGTTCAATGGCTTGTTATTCGGATCTTCAATTTTATAGAAGATTGATCTCCAGGTAAGGAATCCCATTAATACCAGTACAGTCAGTACTAAAGCCGGAACAATTGTCCAGATACGCTCCAATGCATTATTGTGTGGGTAGTAATAAGCTTTTCTTTTACCTGAGTTCTTATAGAAATAAGAGAACAGGAATAATACAAGGTGAGTACCGATAAACACGATAGTTGTCAGGATCAGTGTAATGTTAAACATCTGATCGATTTTCTTACCATGCTCGGAAGCAGCATCAGGAAGAATCATACTTCCGTGAACTGTATATTCAAAATAAACACCGTACAATCCAACGATTAAGAAAATCACAAAGAGAACACCATTAATAGTATTCCAGTTGATTCCTGCAGGTTTATCCTGAGCTTCACGTGTTAATTCATATACACGCATAGCTTTACCAACTATTGCTATAAACAAGCAAAGCAGTAAAAATAACAGGGTATAGAATGCTGCCGACTTGTAGACCGGGAACATATCAATAGGTTTTTTGGCAGCCGCAGCGGCAGCACCGGCGGCAGCTTCTTGTGCAAATGCGCTTGTATTTGCAAACACAGTAACAATTACTGCCAGAGCCGCTATTGTCTTATTGCTTATAAATTTTCTTAAACTCATTTTCTTAAAAGTAGTACGATGTACTTCTACTATAAATTAATGTATATAACTCTAACCCGGCTTACAAATGGTGATTCAAACTTTCCTGTAAGAAAGGGTGATTCTTTGCAATTAAAGGTTTCTTACTTAATGCAGATAATACTGTAAAGGTAAACAAGCCTACAAAACCAATAGCTGTTCCTATTTCAATAATACCAAAACCATTATGTGACTCTACAGTTCCAGGCATAATCATCTGGTAGTAATCTACCCAGTGACCACACAATACAACTATTGATACACCCAGCATGATATTTTCCTGCCTTTTATTATCACGATCCATTAATAACAGAACCGGTGTAAGGAAGTTCAATACTAAATTCAGGAAGAACCAGAACTTGTAGAATTCAAATCGTTTGTAAAAATACACAGTTTCTTCCGGCATGTTGGCATAATAGATCAACATAAATTGAGCAAACCATACATAAGTCCAGAAAATTGAGAACCCGAAGATGAATTGACCTAAGTTATGCAGGTGACTATTATTAACCCACTGCATATAACCTGCTTTTCTCAACAGGATGATAATGATAGCGATAGTCGCTAAACTGCTCACCCACATTGCTGCGAAGTTATACCATCCGAACATGGTTGAGAACCAGTGTGCCTCTAAAGACATCACAGTATCAAATGCAAAGATTGGAGTTGTAAAACCGTAGATAACTAAAAATATACAAGAGTATTTAAAACTTTTCGTGTATGAATTTAAACCTCCTTCTAAATCTTCGTTATTAGATAACTTGGATAACCATACGGCGAAGAAAGAATAGATACTTAAAAATACAACCTGACGTCCCAAAAAGAAAGGTACATTTAAGAAAGCCGATTTACCATCAATCAGTTTATCATAATTGGAAGAAGCCTTGTCCGTCAGACCCGGTGCATTCCAGTGGTGATAAAGATTATGTGTATACAGACCCAGACCGATAATAACGATCAGGATTACTACTGCAATAGGTAATGCCTTTGCCATAGCCTGAGGTACACGTAAGATAGATGCAGACCATCCCGCCTGCGCTACAAACTGAACAGCTAAAAAGAATGCACCCGACATACATACGCAGGCGAAGTAATAGGCCATAAGTAACAGGTTGGCGAAAGTCCGCTCATGGAGACCATGATCAGAGAAACCATAAGCAATACTTGCGATACCGATAACGATAGCCGCGATGCTTAAAGTTTTAGCTTTACCTGTAAACTCAAACTGCTCATTGAAATTATAATTGTGAGTTCCCATTTATATCTGCTTTTCTATTGTATTTTTTGTAATTGTTGAACATACATCACAACTTTCCATCTTTGATCAGGAGTAAGTTGAGAAGCATGTGACCCCATGTTATTTAAACCGTACATGATAGTGTGATAGATTTTACCTTCTGATAAATCTTTCATCATACCACCACGGGACGAAGCTGCATCACCATGATAAGCCGGTACGCCTGTAAATTTCTCAATTTGAACAAGGTGACCTTTACCATCTCCTTTTTCACCGTGACAAGGTCCGCAGAATACAGTAAAATAATGTTTACCGGATAATAAGTTCTGTGGAGTCTTAGCTAAAGGATTGTGCAGATTTAAACCTGCGGCTTCATAACCTTCTTTAGTATTTGCGTACTCATACTTCACAAATCCTACAGGACTTGTGTTGGCAGGAGGCGTTTGTGCAGTTTGTCCGTTTGCAAAGTTTTTGTTTGGCTGGTCAGGATCATAAGCAATATGATCATACATATTCCTCGCATACTCCAAACCCGGGTTATTCTTATTCCTGCAAGACGAAAATGTTGTAACAGCCAGTGCAAGAACAACAAATGAGGCTGCAACTATTTTATTCTTATTCATAGCTAATGTACTTCCTTTCATTGTGCTTAACTTCTAAAGCACCAGCTTCTTTTAATAATCCGTCAATTTTACCGTGATCTCCGTTTTCCTGAGCATCAACAGCAATAATAAATCTGTCATCTGTGGCTCTTAAATCCATTACTCTTGGTGCTCTTCCCGGGAAAAGGTGAGTAGATGCATAGTAAGATCCAACTAATCCAAATGCACAGAATAAAATAGTTACCTCAAACATAATCGGAATAAAATCCGGTAATGCGAATGCTGGTTTACCACCAATATTGTGTTTCCAATCTACTACCGAAGTAAGATAGATCAGTGCAAATGCTGATACAGTTCCGGTTATCCCGCAGAAAAATGCAAGGATATCCAATCTTGATCTTTTAACTCCTAATTTGGCTTCGATGCCGTGGATAGGCATAGGCGTATAAACATCATGGATTTTAATGTTGTTCTCCTGTAACTTTTCGATGCCATGCATCATTTCGTCAGGATCGCCAAAACTGCCTAAAATATATTTGATATTACTCATTGTTATATTTTTGCGTATTCTTCTTGTTTAACACTATCAAATTTCTCTAAAGACTCAACATATTCCTTAACGTGAGTTTTGTCCAGATGACCTTCTTTAATCTGCTCAAGTTTCGCTTGCTCACTTGAAGTTTTAAGTAACAGTTTCACCTCTGCAATTGCAATTGAAGGCAGAACTCTTAAGAACAACAGGAATAAAGTAAAGAATACCCCGATTGAACCTACAAAGACACTCACGTCTACCCATGTCGGATAGAACATCGCCCAGCTTGATGGAAGATAATCACGGTGTAAAGAGGTAACGATAATTACGAAACGCTCAAACCACATACCGATGTTTACCACGATAGATAAGATCCATGTTGCAGGTATGCTCAAACGGATTTTCTTGAACCACAGTAACTGCGGAGAAATTACGTTACAAGTCATCATCATCCAGTAAGCCCACCAGTATGGACCGGTTGAACGGTTGATGAAGGCATATGCTTCATATTCTGAACCTGAATACCAGGCGATAAAAAACTCAGTGATGTAAGCCACACCCACGATCGATCCTGTAAGAATGATGATTTTATTCATCGATTCAATGTGGAACATGGTGATGTAGTTTTCAAGACCCAATACTTTACGTGCAACCAGTAATAAGGTTAATACCATGGCGAAACCAGAGAAGATCGCACCAGCCACGAAGTATGGAGGGAAAATTGTAGTGTGCCATCCCGGAATAACCGAGGTAGCAAAGTCCATGGATACAATCGTGTGTACCGAAAGTACCAGTGGTGTAGAGATACCGGCAAGGATCAGAGACACAGTCTCAAAACGCTGCCATGTTTTAACGTTACCATTCCATCCGAAAGAGAAGATAGAATAAATTCTGCGGCGTAAACCTGTCGCACGGTCACGGATAGTAGCAATATCTGGTAATAAACCTGTATACCAGAATAATAAGGATACAGAGAAGTAAGTAGAGATCGCAAACATATCCCAAACCAGTGGTGAGTTAAAGTTTACCCATAATGAACCAAACTGATTCGGTAAAGGTAATACCCAGTAAGCTAACCAAGGTCTTCCCATGTGGGAAACAACATACGTTGCGGCACAGATAACGGCGAAAATTGTCATCGCCTCTGCCGATCTGTTAATGGAGTTACGCCAGTTCTGACGGAAGAGTAATAATACCGCCGAAATCAGTGTTCCTGCGTGACCAATACCTACCCACCATACGAAACCGGTGATATCCCATGCCCATCCTACAGTTTTGTTCAGACCCCATGATCCGATACCGTTCCAGAAAGTATAACTTACTGCAACTAACCATAAGGTCGCTCCCATCAGGGAAACTATAAAACCTATCCACCAGGCCCTGTTCGGCTTATTCTCAACTGGCATTAAGATAT
This portion of the Pedobacter lusitanus genome encodes:
- a CDS encoding cytochrome c oxidase subunit I, translated to MSTITLHDTHNNDHHDGHDHGHHKETFITKYIFSQDHKMIAKQFLITGIVMAVIAMGLSILFRLQLAWPDKSFPILETFLGKWAEGGRIKPDFYLALVTIHGTIMVFFVLTAGLSGTFSNLLIPLQLGVRDMASPFMNMLSYWLFFIACIVMMSSFFIETGPASAGWTVYPPLSAIPKAISGSGLGMTLWLISMVLFVASQLMGGINYVSTVLNMRTKGMDLWKMPLTIWAFLLTAILGILSFPVLVAGVVLLIFDRSFGTSFYLSDIVMGTQVLPNEGGSPILWQHLFWFLGHPEVYIVIMPALGISSEVISVNSRKPIFGYHAMVYSLIGITILSFIVWGHHMFVTGMNPLLGGVFMITTLIIAVPSAVKTFNYLATLWRGNIRFTPAMLCAIGMVSFFISGGLTGIFLGNASLDINLHDTYFVVAHFHLVMGSAAIFGMLAGVYHWYPKMFGRMLNAKLGYLHFWVTFICAYLVFFPLHFLGLDGVPRRYYAFTEFEFMQKWVTVNIFVTWAAIVAALAQVAFLFNFFYSIFKGKKAPQNPWESNTLEWTTPVERIHGNWPGEIPTVYRWPYDYSKPGADQDFIPQTVPYSQTMSSNMPHDFEGNAESERIQREWEEKQAKEKAILD
- a CDS encoding cytochrome c oxidase subunit II gives rise to the protein MSLRKFISNKTIAALAVIVTVFANTSAFAQEAAAGAAAAAAKKPIDMFPVYKSAAFYTLLFLLLCLFIAIVGKAMRVYELTREAQDKPAGINWNTINGVLFVIFLIVGLYGVYFEYTVHGSMILPDAASEHGKKIDQMFNITLILTTIVFIGTHLVLFLFSYFYKNSGKRKAYYYPHNNALERIWTIVPALVLTVLVLMGFLTWRSIFYKIEDPNNKPLNIEITSQQFAWTIRYPGADKIVGKKNYKLITGTNGLGMDFNDKDNLDDQMAEEMVIPVNKPVRLILTSKDVLHSFYMPNFRIQLNTVPGMTSYFEFTPTITTADMQTKVNDPAFKYLFYCSKICGSGHYNMQKVVRVVSQAEYDAWIVKQPKFINNELRKQFNLPIVPEPAAAPAAAAPADSTAKAATEAPAVAMNKPALKK
- a CDS encoding c-type cytochrome produces the protein MKGSTLAMNKNKIVAASFVVLALAVTTFSSCRNKNNPGLEYARNMYDHIAYDPDQPNKNFANGQTAQTPPANTSPVGFVKYEYANTKEGYEAAGLNLHNPLAKTPQNLLSGKHYFTVFCGPCHGEKGDGKGHLVQIEKFTGVPAYHGDAASSRGGMMKDLSEGKIYHTIMYGLNNMGSHASQLTPDQRWKVVMYVQQLQKIQ
- a CDS encoding DUF3341 domain-containing protein, coding for MSNIKYILGSFGDPDEMMHGIEKLQENNIKIHDVYTPMPIHGIEAKLGVKRSRLDILAFFCGITGTVSAFALIYLTSVVDWKHNIGGKPAFALPDFIPIMFEVTILFCAFGLVGSYYASTHLFPGRAPRVMDLRATDDRFIIAVDAQENGDHGKIDGLLKEAGALEVKHNERKYISYE
- the nrfD gene encoding NrfD/PsrC family molybdoenzyme membrane anchor subunit; this encodes MSGHNESILREPLITGNDITYAKITDDILMPVENKPNRAWWIGFIVSLMGATLWLVAVSYTFWNGIGSWGLNKTVGWAWDITGFVWWVGIGHAGTLISAVLLLFRQNWRNSINRSAEAMTIFAVICAATYVVSHMGRPWLAYWVLPLPNQFGSLWVNFNSPLVWDMFAISTYFSVSLLFWYTGLLPDIATIRDRATGLRRRIYSIFSFGWNGNVKTWQRFETVSLILAGISTPLVLSVHTIVSMDFATSVIPGWHTTIFPPYFVAGAIFSGFAMVLTLLLVARKVLGLENYITMFHIESMNKIIILTGSIVGVAYITEFFIAWYSGSEYEAYAFINRSTGPYWWAYWMMMTCNVISPQLLWFKKIRLSIPATWILSIVVNIGMWFERFVIIVTSLHRDYLPSSWAMFYPTWVDVSVFVGSIGVFFTLFLLFLRVLPSIAIAEVKLLLKTSSEQAKLEQIKEGHLDKTHVKEYVESLEKFDSVKQEEYAKI